The following are from one region of the Rhizobacter sp. AJA081-3 genome:
- a CDS encoding 3-keto-5-aminohexanoate cleavage protein produces MDKAILTCALTGVLTNPKQHPVPVTPAQMAAEARDAFNAGASIMHVHLRMQEEGLGHMPSWDPDVAESVVNAIRAACPGVIINLTTGVIGKDVSGPLECIRRVKPEIAACNAGSLNYLKIKSDGQWAWPPMVFDNPVPKVQQFLDVMQEYGVHPEFECFDVGIVRSVGMYLEAGMLKPEMGTPEYNFVMGVASGMPCDADLLALLPRWVKPGSVWQTTLIGRGEIWPVHQRTAELGGMLRTGLEDTFYLPGDQRATGNGVLIEALAACAQRAGRTVASPAEARQLLGLRH; encoded by the coding sequence GTGGACAAGGCCATCCTCACCTGCGCGCTGACCGGCGTGCTGACCAACCCGAAGCAGCATCCTGTGCCGGTCACGCCCGCGCAGATGGCCGCCGAGGCGCGCGACGCCTTCAACGCCGGTGCCTCGATCATGCATGTGCACCTGCGCATGCAGGAGGAGGGCCTGGGCCACATGCCGAGCTGGGATCCGGACGTGGCCGAGTCGGTGGTGAATGCCATCCGAGCCGCCTGCCCCGGCGTGATCATCAACCTGACCACCGGCGTGATCGGCAAGGACGTCTCCGGGCCGCTGGAGTGCATCCGCCGCGTCAAGCCCGAGATCGCCGCCTGCAATGCCGGCAGCCTGAACTACCTGAAGATCAAGTCCGACGGGCAATGGGCCTGGCCGCCGATGGTGTTCGACAACCCGGTGCCCAAGGTGCAGCAGTTCCTCGACGTGATGCAGGAGTATGGCGTACACCCGGAGTTCGAGTGCTTCGACGTGGGCATCGTGCGCTCGGTCGGCATGTACCTCGAGGCCGGCATGCTCAAGCCGGAGATGGGCACGCCCGAATACAACTTCGTGATGGGCGTGGCCTCGGGCATGCCCTGCGACGCCGACCTGCTGGCCCTGCTGCCGCGCTGGGTGAAGCCGGGCAGCGTGTGGCAGACCACGCTGATCGGCCGCGGCGAGATCTGGCCGGTGCACCAGCGCACCGCCGAGCTCGGCGGCATGCTGCGCACCGGGCTGGAAGACACCTTCTACCTGCCCGGCGACCAGCGTGCCACCGGCAATGGCGTGCTGATCGAGGCGCTGGCCGCTTGCGCACAACGTGCCGGCCGCACGGTGGCCAGCCCGGCCGAGGCGAGGCAACTGCTCGGCCTGCGGCACTGA
- a CDS encoding MerR family DNA-binding transcriptional regulator: MARDDSARAFVASHRDDGTGDLFGIAELCRDFGVTLRALRFYEDKGLLAPRRVNGTRVYTRRDRARLALILRAKAIGSPLAEIKHYLDLYGDHGEGRAQQLNYVITRTDTAIAELEQKRAHIDATLAELRVINQSCRAQLESRKRPAKNAA, from the coding sequence ATGGCCCGCGACGACTCGGCACGCGCCTTCGTCGCCTCGCACCGCGACGACGGCACGGGCGATCTGTTCGGCATCGCCGAGCTGTGCCGCGATTTCGGCGTGACGCTGCGCGCGCTGCGCTTCTACGAAGACAAGGGCCTGCTTGCGCCGCGGCGTGTGAACGGCACGCGGGTCTACACGCGTCGCGACCGGGCGCGGCTGGCACTCATCCTGCGCGCCAAGGCGATCGGTTCGCCGCTGGCCGAGATCAAGCATTACCTCGACTTGTACGGCGACCATGGCGAGGGCCGCGCGCAGCAGCTCAACTACGTGATCACGCGCACCGACACCGCGATCGCCGAGCTGGAGCAGAAGCGCGCCCACATCGACGCCACGCTCGCCGAGCTGCGCGTCATCAACCAGAGCTGCCGTGCACAGCTCGAGTCGCGCAAGCGCCCCGCCAAGAACGCCGCCTGA
- a CDS encoding biotin carboxylase N-terminal domain-containing protein, with translation MSFEKILIANRGEIACRVIRTARALGYRTVAVYSDADAGAPHVLQADEAVRIGPAPAADSYLNVAALLDAARRSGADGVHPGYGFLSENAAFAQACLDAGLVFIGPPPAAITAMGDKALAKRRLHDAGVPCAPGYLGHAQDDATLHAEALKLGFPLLVKAVAGGGGRGMRLMRSADEIGEALAGARREAKGAFGDDTLMLERLVEHGRHIEIQVFADAHGHVIHLGERDCSAQRRRQKVIEESPSPVVSPELRAAMGHDAVAAARAVGYVGAGTVEFILDQTGRHYFLEMNTRLQVEHPVTEMVTGLDLVEWQLRIAAGEPLPLNQEQVAMQGHAIEVRLYTEDPYAGFAPQTGTVIHWQPEAALQPGVRIDHGLAEGSVIGPYYDAMVAKLIAHGRDRADAIRRLRAALAAAPLLGLRHNAHFLRELLDHAAFRRGEMTTQLLDDWQRDGVPLMQRPVASDEDWCLAAAAFALREGAMQRPESVAACDLPLQLEGRHRTPRVRPRRDGSVQVTLDGVAHELRLLASGERQLRYAWDGVARRAVAVWQGGALHLAREAHVFVFDEPSPVPQSEHHADAGRALAPVAGVVAKLAVQPGDRVAAGQPLVCVEAMKMEMWVPAGAAGRVVRVVVQAGQQVASGALLVELELAAAAAE, from the coding sequence GTGAGCTTCGAGAAGATCCTCATCGCCAACAGAGGCGAGATCGCCTGCCGCGTGATCCGCACGGCGCGTGCGCTCGGCTATCGCACGGTGGCTGTCTACAGCGACGCCGATGCCGGCGCGCCGCATGTGTTGCAGGCCGACGAGGCGGTGCGCATCGGCCCGGCGCCGGCGGCCGACTCCTACCTGAACGTCGCCGCGCTGCTCGACGCGGCGCGCCGCAGCGGTGCCGATGGCGTGCACCCGGGCTACGGGTTTCTCAGCGAGAACGCCGCCTTCGCGCAGGCCTGCCTCGATGCGGGGCTGGTGTTCATCGGCCCGCCGCCCGCGGCCATCACCGCGATGGGTGACAAGGCCCTGGCCAAGCGGCGTTTGCACGATGCCGGCGTGCCCTGTGCGCCGGGTTACCTGGGCCACGCGCAGGACGATGCGACGTTGCACGCCGAGGCCCTGAAGCTGGGCTTCCCGCTGCTGGTCAAGGCGGTGGCCGGCGGCGGCGGGCGCGGCATGCGCCTGATGCGTTCTGCCGACGAGATCGGCGAGGCACTGGCCGGCGCGCGGCGCGAGGCGAAGGGCGCCTTCGGCGACGACACGCTGATGCTGGAGCGGCTCGTCGAGCATGGCCGCCACATCGAGATCCAGGTGTTTGCCGATGCGCACGGCCACGTCATCCACCTTGGCGAGCGCGACTGCAGCGCGCAGCGGCGGCGCCAGAAGGTCATCGAGGAGTCGCCCTCGCCGGTGGTCTCGCCCGAACTGCGCGCGGCGATGGGCCACGACGCGGTGGCGGCGGCGCGCGCCGTGGGCTACGTGGGCGCAGGCACCGTGGAGTTCATCCTCGACCAGACGGGCCGCCACTACTTCCTCGAGATGAACACGCGGCTGCAGGTCGAGCACCCGGTCACCGAGATGGTGACGGGGCTGGACCTGGTCGAGTGGCAATTGCGCATCGCCGCCGGCGAGCCGCTGCCTCTGAATCAGGAACAGGTGGCGATGCAGGGCCATGCCATCGAGGTGCGCCTGTACACCGAAGACCCGTACGCCGGCTTCGCGCCACAGACCGGTACGGTGATCCACTGGCAACCCGAGGCGGCGCTGCAGCCGGGCGTTCGCATCGACCATGGGCTGGCCGAAGGCAGCGTGATCGGCCCGTACTACGACGCCATGGTTGCCAAGCTGATCGCGCATGGCCGCGACCGCGCCGACGCGATCCGCCGCCTGCGCGCCGCGCTCGCGGCTGCGCCGCTGCTCGGCCTGCGCCACAACGCGCACTTCCTGCGCGAGCTGCTCGACCATGCCGCATTCCGCCGCGGCGAGATGACCACGCAGTTGCTCGACGACTGGCAGCGCGACGGCGTGCCGCTGATGCAGCGGCCGGTGGCCAGCGATGAAGACTGGTGCCTGGCCGCCGCCGCCTTCGCACTGCGCGAGGGCGCCATGCAGCGGCCGGAGAGCGTGGCGGCCTGCGACCTGCCGTTGCAGCTGGAAGGCCGGCACCGCACGCCCCGCGTGCGGCCGCGGCGCGACGGCAGCGTGCAGGTCACGCTCGACGGCGTGGCGCATGAGCTGCGCTTGCTGGCCAGCGGCGAACGCCAACTGCGTTATGCATGGGACGGTGTCGCGCGCCGCGCCGTGGCGGTCTGGCAGGGTGGGGCGCTGCATCTGGCACGGGAGGCGCATGTCTTCGTCTTCGACGAGCCTTCGCCGGTGCCGCAGTCCGAACACCACGCCGACGCGGGCCGCGCCCTGGCGCCGGTGGCCGGCGTCGTTGCCAAGCTGGCCGTCCAGCCGGGCGACAGGGTCGCCGCCGGCCAACCGCTCGTGTGCGTCGAGGCGATGAAGATGGAGATGTGGGTCCCCGCCGGCGCCGCGGGCCGCGTCGTGCGCGTCGTGGTGCAGGCCGGGCAGCAGGTGGCTTCGGGCGCGCTGCTGGTGGAACTCGAACTGGCGGCCGCGGCCGCCGAATGA
- a CDS encoding DUF1097 domain-containing protein: protein MTVLIALAVSIGLLAVVATWVFLGPLAAFQMQIWQAFIAWACFFHSGGKTEGLTKTIVCMSFGAVVGMLSVMLAGQLGALGAFAAPVAVGIGAAAIVLAAHIGVLSTIPACVYGFASVAGLILLKGLAPVDAIVPTIASIVLGAVFGWLSEMLGGKLTKAA, encoded by the coding sequence ATGACTGTGCTGATTGCATTGGCAGTTTCGATCGGGTTGTTGGCCGTTGTCGCGACATGGGTGTTCCTGGGGCCGCTGGCGGCATTCCAGATGCAGATCTGGCAGGCCTTCATCGCCTGGGCCTGCTTCTTCCACAGCGGAGGCAAGACGGAGGGTCTGACCAAGACCATCGTGTGCATGAGCTTCGGTGCGGTGGTGGGCATGCTGTCGGTGATGCTGGCCGGACAACTCGGCGCGCTGGGTGCCTTCGCAGCGCCCGTGGCGGTGGGCATCGGCGCGGCGGCGATCGTGCTGGCTGCGCACATCGGCGTGCTCTCCACCATCCCGGCCTGCGTCTACGGCTTCGCGTCGGTCGCCGGGCTCATCCTGCTCAAGGGCCTGGCACCGGTGGACGCGATCGTGCCGACCATCGCCTCGATCGTGCTGGGCGCCGTCTTCGGCTGGCTGTCGGAGATGCTCGGCGGCAAGCTGACCAAGGCCGCCTGA
- a CDS encoding acyl-CoA dehydrogenase family protein gives MKFTPEHEQIADTVRKFVAKELNPHVPEWEAAQEFPSHEVFKKLGDLGLLGIKYPTEYGGMGLDFSYSMVMAEALGDCTCGGVPMAIGVQTDMATPALARFGSDELRREYLAPTIAGDYVACLGVSEAGGGSDVAAAKTSARKEGSDYVINGSKMWITNGLKADWCCLLANTSEGSPHRNKSLIVVPMDAPGITKQKIRKIGMDSSDTAQLFFDNVRVPQRNLIGQEGMGFTFQMLQFQEERLWGAASSLRGLDRIIDSTIEYTRQRQAFGKSILDNQVVHFRLAELRTEVEALRALTYRAVEMYVSGKDVTKLASMAKLKCGRLSREVADACLQYWGGMGFTWDNPVSQAYRDSRLVSIGGGADEVMLGIICKLEGTLPKVAK, from the coding sequence ATGAAATTCACCCCCGAGCACGAGCAGATCGCCGACACGGTGCGCAAGTTCGTCGCCAAGGAGCTCAACCCGCACGTGCCCGAATGGGAGGCGGCGCAGGAGTTCCCCAGCCACGAGGTGTTCAAGAAGCTCGGCGACCTGGGCCTGCTGGGCATCAAGTACCCGACCGAGTACGGCGGCATGGGCCTGGACTTCAGCTACTCGATGGTGATGGCAGAAGCGCTGGGCGACTGCACCTGCGGCGGCGTGCCCATGGCCATCGGCGTGCAGACCGACATGGCCACGCCGGCGCTGGCCCGCTTCGGGTCCGACGAACTCCGCCGCGAGTACCTCGCGCCCACCATCGCCGGCGACTACGTGGCCTGCCTGGGCGTCAGCGAAGCCGGCGGCGGCTCCGACGTGGCGGCCGCCAAGACCAGCGCGCGCAAGGAGGGCAGCGACTACGTCATCAACGGCTCGAAGATGTGGATCACCAATGGCCTGAAGGCCGACTGGTGCTGCCTGCTGGCCAACACCTCCGAGGGCTCGCCGCACCGCAACAAGAGCCTGATCGTCGTGCCCATGGATGCGCCGGGCATCACCAAGCAGAAGATCCGCAAGATCGGCATGGACTCGTCGGACACCGCGCAGCTGTTCTTCGACAACGTGCGCGTGCCGCAGCGCAACCTGATCGGGCAGGAAGGCATGGGCTTCACCTTCCAGATGCTGCAGTTCCAGGAAGAGCGCCTGTGGGGCGCTGCGAGTTCGCTGCGGGGTCTCGACCGCATCATCGACAGCACCATCGAGTACACGCGGCAGCGCCAGGCCTTCGGCAAGAGCATCCTCGACAACCAGGTGGTGCACTTCCGCCTGGCCGAGCTGCGCACCGAGGTCGAGGCGCTGCGCGCGCTGACCTACCGCGCGGTGGAGATGTACGTGAGCGGCAAGGACGTCACCAAGCTCGCCTCGATGGCCAAGCTCAAGTGCGGGCGACTGTCGCGCGAAGTGGCCGATGCGTGCCTGCAGTACTGGGGCGGCATGGGCTTCACCTGGGACAACCCGGTGTCGCAGGCCTACCGCGACAGCCGCCTCGTGTCGATCGGCGGCGGCGCCGACGAGGTGATGCTGGGCATCATCTGCAAGCTCGAAGGCACCTTGCCGAAGGTGGCCAAGTGA
- a CDS encoding SDR family oxidoreductase produces the protein MTDPTESKAGERRRYASVLRPGLFAGQLIWVTGGGSGIGRCVAHELASLGATVVLSGRTAEKLERVAAEIAEDGGRAVTRAFDIRDEDAVKSHVAEVVAAHGAVHGLVNNAGGQFPAPLMAISKRGFEAVVANNLTGGFLMMRELFLQSMQAHGGAIVNMTADFRNGMPGMGHSGAARAGMANLTQTAAFEWAHAGVRVNAVAPGWIASSGMDSYGGLTKTLIPKLKNHVPLRRLGAEAEVSAAICFLLSPGAAFITGVTLAIDGGAPLGSPLFPSLDHDKSQPFGGFHRATTPDVLKGGA, from the coding sequence ATGACGGACCCCACCGAATCGAAGGCCGGCGAGCGCCGGCGCTACGCCAGCGTGCTGCGCCCGGGCCTGTTCGCCGGTCAATTGATCTGGGTCACGGGCGGCGGCAGCGGCATCGGCCGCTGCGTCGCGCACGAGCTGGCCTCTCTGGGCGCCACCGTGGTGCTCAGCGGCCGAACCGCCGAGAAGCTGGAGCGCGTCGCCGCCGAGATCGCCGAGGACGGGGGCCGCGCTGTCACGCGCGCCTTCGACATCCGCGACGAGGACGCCGTGAAGTCGCATGTCGCCGAGGTGGTCGCCGCCCACGGCGCGGTGCACGGCCTGGTCAACAACGCCGGCGGGCAGTTCCCGGCGCCACTGATGGCGATCAGCAAGCGCGGCTTTGAGGCGGTGGTGGCGAACAACCTGACCGGCGGCTTCCTGATGATGCGCGAGCTGTTCCTGCAGTCGATGCAGGCGCACGGCGGCGCCATCGTCAACATGACGGCCGACTTCCGCAATGGCATGCCCGGCATGGGCCACAGCGGCGCGGCGCGCGCAGGCATGGCCAACCTGACGCAGACGGCCGCCTTCGAGTGGGCGCACGCCGGCGTGCGCGTCAACGCGGTGGCGCCGGGCTGGATCGCCTCCAGCGGCATGGACAGCTACGGTGGCCTGACGAAGACGCTCATCCCCAAGCTGAAGAACCACGTGCCGCTGCGCCGCCTGGGTGCGGAGGCCGAGGTCAGCGCGGCGATCTGCTTCCTGCTCAGCCCGGGCGCGGCCTTCATCACCGGCGTCACGCTGGCCATCGACGGCGGCGCGCCGCTGGGCAGCCCGCTGTTCCCGAGCCTGGACCACGACAAGTCGCAGCCCTTCGGCGGCTTTCATCGCGCCACCACGCCCGACGTGCTAAAGGGCGGTGCCTGA
- a CDS encoding acyl-CoA carboxylase subunit beta gives MPVITSKLDPASAAFAANTQRMAERLAEVQRLEGLVIAESESKRSRFEQRGQLLPRERVARLLDRGSGFLELSRLAGLNMHDDDGKKAVLGGGSIVGIGTVAGKRVLISASDSGVKGGTVAPMGLKKALRAQEIARENKLPLVYLVESGGANLMYQAEIFVDGGRSFANQARLSAAGIPQIAVVHGSSTAGGAYLPGLSDYVVLVRGRSSIYLAGPPLVKAAIGEDATDEELGGAQTHAEVTGLGEYLCENDAHAIALTRELLDKLNWDAAGPARPFIEPLFDEQELLGVVPADEREPYDVREVIARLVDGSDLLEFKPGYGSETVCGHARLMGHAVAIIGNNGPIQPEGSTKAAQFMQLADQSGTALLFLQNTTGYMVGSAAERGGAIKHGSKMIQAVANARVPKFTVVLGGSYGAGNYGMCGRGFDPRFIFAWPSARTAVMGGAQAAKVMDIVNRSKLERAGQAANEDALKAMSDALRLRLDKESTALFGTARLWDDGIVDPRDTRRLLGLCLAMAAEAETRTLRPNTFGAARF, from the coding sequence ATGCCGGTCATCACCTCGAAGCTCGACCCGGCGAGCGCTGCCTTCGCCGCCAACACGCAGCGCATGGCCGAGCGCCTGGCCGAGGTGCAGCGGCTCGAAGGCCTGGTGATCGCCGAGAGCGAATCCAAGCGCTCGCGTTTCGAGCAGCGCGGCCAGCTGCTGCCGCGCGAGCGTGTCGCGCGCCTGCTCGACCGCGGCTCGGGCTTCCTCGAGCTCAGCCGGCTGGCGGGCCTGAACATGCACGACGACGACGGCAAGAAGGCCGTGCTCGGCGGCGGCAGCATCGTGGGCATCGGCACGGTGGCCGGCAAGCGTGTGCTGATCTCGGCCAGCGACAGCGGCGTGAAGGGCGGCACCGTCGCGCCCATGGGCCTGAAGAAGGCGCTGCGTGCGCAGGAGATCGCGCGCGAGAACAAGCTGCCGCTGGTCTACCTGGTGGAGTCGGGCGGCGCCAACCTGATGTACCAGGCGGAGATCTTCGTCGACGGCGGGCGCAGCTTCGCCAACCAGGCGCGCCTGTCGGCCGCCGGCATCCCGCAGATCGCGGTGGTGCACGGCTCGTCCACCGCCGGCGGTGCCTACCTGCCCGGGCTGTCGGACTACGTGGTGCTGGTGCGCGGGCGCAGCAGCATCTACCTGGCCGGCCCGCCGCTGGTGAAGGCGGCCATCGGCGAGGACGCGACCGACGAGGAGCTCGGCGGCGCGCAGACGCATGCCGAGGTGACGGGTCTCGGCGAGTACCTGTGCGAGAACGACGCCCATGCGATCGCGCTCACCCGCGAACTGCTCGACAAGCTGAACTGGGATGCGGCCGGCCCGGCGCGCCCCTTCATCGAGCCCTTGTTCGACGAACAGGAGCTGCTGGGCGTCGTGCCCGCCGACGAGCGCGAGCCCTACGACGTGCGAGAGGTGATCGCGCGGCTGGTCGACGGCAGCGACCTTCTCGAGTTCAAGCCCGGCTACGGCAGCGAGACGGTCTGCGGCCATGCGCGACTGATGGGCCACGCCGTGGCGATCATCGGCAACAACGGCCCGATCCAGCCCGAGGGCTCGACCAAGGCGGCGCAGTTCATGCAGCTGGCCGACCAGAGCGGCACGGCGCTGCTCTTCCTGCAGAACACCACCGGGTACATGGTCGGCTCGGCCGCCGAGCGTGGTGGCGCGATCAAGCACGGCTCGAAGATGATCCAGGCGGTGGCCAATGCACGGGTGCCGAAGTTCACCGTCGTGCTCGGCGGCAGCTACGGTGCGGGCAACTACGGCATGTGCGGTCGCGGCTTCGACCCGCGCTTCATCTTCGCCTGGCCCTCGGCGCGCACCGCGGTGATGGGCGGCGCGCAGGCGGCCAAGGTGATGGACATCGTCAACCGCAGCAAACTCGAGCGCGCCGGCCAGGCCGCCAACGAGGACGCGCTGAAGGCCATGAGCGACGCGCTGCGCCTGCGCCTGGACAAGGAGTCCACCGCGCTGTTCGGCACCGCGCGGCTGTGGGACGACGGCATCGTCGACCCGCGCGACACGCGCCGCCTGCTCGGCCTGTGCCTGGCGATGGCCGCCGAGGCCGAAACCCGCACGCTGCGCCCCAACACCTTCGGCGCCGCCCGCTTCTGA
- a CDS encoding SCP2 sterol-binding domain-containing protein, producing MTLDDCTTAIRTKVGDDSGLNATLKFDCGEAGTIYVDGKAVPNTVDNRGADADCTVGITLDNLAAMLRGDLEPATGFMTGKLKVQGDMSVALRMQRVV from the coding sequence ATGACCCTCGACGACTGCACCACCGCCATCCGCACCAAGGTCGGAGACGACAGCGGCCTGAACGCCACGCTCAAGTTCGACTGCGGCGAGGCCGGCACCATCTACGTGGACGGCAAGGCCGTGCCGAACACGGTGGACAACCGCGGCGCCGACGCGGACTGCACCGTCGGCATCACGCTCGACAACCTGGCGGCCATGCTGCGCGGCGACCTGGAGCCGGCCACCGGCTTCATGACCGGCAAGCTCAAGGTGCAGGGCGACATGAGCGTGGCCCTGCGCATGCAGCGCGTGGTCTGA
- a CDS encoding acyl-CoA dehydrogenase family protein, with amino-acid sequence MAIANFPSAWMNDEHRALEDAVRRFLTERWVPRAAEWRAAGRLGPEVWREAGAQGLLCAAMPEAYGGGGGDFGHDAVIILEAARANLGGFGGGLHSGIVAPYLLHYGSEAQKQRWLPKMATGEFITAIAMTEPGTGSDLQAIRTSARRDGDHYVLSGQKTFITNGGNANLIIVACKTGGEGAKGMSLLVVETEQSPGFRRGRLLDKIGLKSQDTAELFFDEVRVPAANLLGGAEGQGFIQLMQQLPQERLIVALGGIGAMERALAETVAYTKERQAFGKPIWSFQNTRFKLAEVQATVLAARAMVDAAMVSHLKGELGVDRAALLKYWVTEQQGKVMDECLQLFGGYGYMSEYPIAELYTDARVQRIYGGTNEIMKELASRFM; translated from the coding sequence ATGGCGATTGCCAACTTCCCCTCGGCCTGGATGAACGACGAGCACCGCGCACTGGAAGACGCGGTGCGCCGCTTCCTGACCGAGCGCTGGGTGCCGCGCGCGGCCGAATGGCGGGCGGCCGGCCGCCTGGGACCCGAGGTGTGGCGCGAGGCCGGCGCGCAAGGGCTGCTGTGCGCCGCCATGCCCGAGGCCTACGGAGGCGGCGGTGGCGATTTCGGCCACGACGCGGTGATCATTCTCGAGGCGGCCCGCGCCAACCTCGGCGGCTTCGGCGGCGGGCTGCATTCGGGCATCGTCGCCCCCTACCTGCTGCACTACGGCAGCGAGGCACAGAAGCAGCGCTGGCTGCCGAAGATGGCCACCGGCGAGTTCATCACCGCCATCGCGATGACCGAGCCGGGCACCGGCTCCGACCTGCAGGCGATCCGCACGAGCGCGCGGCGCGACGGTGATCACTACGTTCTCAGCGGCCAGAAGACCTTCATCACCAACGGCGGCAACGCGAACCTGATCATCGTGGCGTGCAAGACCGGCGGCGAGGGGGCCAAGGGGATGTCGCTGCTGGTGGTGGAGACCGAGCAGTCCCCAGGCTTCCGCCGCGGCCGGCTGCTCGACAAGATCGGCCTGAAGTCGCAGGACACTGCCGAGCTTTTCTTCGACGAGGTTCGCGTGCCGGCGGCCAACCTGCTCGGCGGTGCCGAGGGCCAGGGCTTCATCCAGCTGATGCAGCAGCTGCCGCAGGAGCGGCTGATCGTGGCGCTGGGCGGCATCGGCGCGATGGAGCGCGCGCTGGCCGAGACGGTGGCCTACACCAAGGAACGCCAGGCCTTCGGCAAACCGATCTGGAGCTTCCAGAACACGCGCTTCAAGCTCGCCGAGGTGCAGGCCACGGTGCTGGCGGCGCGCGCGATGGTCGACGCAGCGATGGTCTCGCACCTGAAGGGCGAGCTCGGCGTGGACCGCGCGGCGCTGCTCAAGTACTGGGTCACCGAGCAGCAGGGCAAGGTGATGGATGAGTGCCTGCAGCTGTTCGGCGGCTACGGCTACATGAGCGAGTACCCGATCGCCGAGCTCTACACCGATGCGCGCGTCCAGCGCATCTACGGCGGCACCAACGAGATCATGAAGGAGCTGGCCTCGCGCTTCATGTGA
- a CDS encoding enoyl-CoA hydratase/isomerase family protein produces the protein MSEPVVLTRRAGAVLHLTLNRPQARNAMSMAMVLALREALAEAEADDTVRVVVLRGAGGHFSAGADITEMATARMRLAADPNAIAAVNASFGELCADYARTGLAVVVVVEGTAMGGGFGLACVADVTIAGESAVFRLPEASLGVVPAQIAPYLVERLGTSQARRLAVTGGRIDAKAALALGLVHELHADAELDTALQRVLGEILQNAPQAVAATKALIAKARLHSPASLVQEAAEVFSRAALSAEGHRRQTAFLQKRKAKWMPQ, from the coding sequence GTGAGCGAGCCGGTCGTTCTCACGCGCCGGGCCGGCGCGGTGCTGCACCTGACGCTGAACCGGCCGCAGGCGCGCAACGCGATGTCGATGGCCATGGTGCTGGCGCTGCGCGAGGCGCTGGCCGAGGCGGAAGCCGACGACACGGTACGCGTGGTGGTGCTGCGCGGCGCGGGCGGGCACTTCAGCGCCGGCGCCGACATCACCGAGATGGCCACCGCGCGCATGAGGCTGGCCGCCGACCCGAACGCGATCGCGGCGGTCAACGCCTCCTTCGGCGAACTCTGCGCCGATTACGCACGCACCGGCCTGGCGGTGGTGGTGGTGGTCGAAGGCACGGCCATGGGCGGCGGTTTCGGCCTGGCCTGCGTGGCCGACGTCACGATCGCCGGCGAGAGCGCCGTGTTCCGATTGCCAGAGGCTTCGCTCGGGGTCGTGCCGGCGCAGATCGCGCCCTACCTCGTCGAGCGGCTGGGCACCTCGCAGGCGCGGCGGCTGGCGGTGACGGGCGGGCGCATCGACGCGAAGGCCGCCTTGGCGCTCGGCCTGGTGCACGAACTGCATGCCGATGCCGAACTCGACACCGCGTTGCAGCGCGTGCTGGGCGAGATCCTGCAGAACGCGCCACAGGCGGTGGCGGCCACCAAGGCGCTGATCGCCAAGGCGCGGCTGCACAGCCCGGCCTCGCTGGTTCAGGAGGCCGCCGAGGTCTTCTCTCGTGCCGCGCTGTCGGCCGAGGGGCACCGAAGGCAGACCGCCTTCCTGCAAAAGCGCAAGGCGAAGTGGATGCCGCAGTGA